One genomic window of Streptomyces sp. WP-1 includes the following:
- a CDS encoding AAA family ATPase, which produces MDAHELAGIVRRRLIVVALDGYKDSPPGFDEAIDAQVARITGWLADPDIEDARRFEVTRAPSVRTVGELRDFLRTENLAAAKYREAVVVYITGHGMRRVAPRHFLTLAETDPNRLFATAFPTSELITAVLDSWSEHVLVLVDSCFSGTLRTELTSLLEALSTERHGFDGAAVVTAGNHEEQPLVGSFTERVALACERMRDETAGYTAPYLSFQEWEQLLDEVGWDNRGVEKDLVRAEWIVPHSRRRVPSACLPNPRYRAPVGTARPALRQLALTRSADIGTNPSALDEFWLERASGRAAADDPGWYFSGRAELMGRLAGFLRTGKGVLVVTGAAGSGKSALLARLVTLSDPGFAADPSYTAMVAEIPERLRPALGAVDVAVLARNKSAGAVVQDLVTNLGPGSGDPSPGPVAELPLPALLRQVRDRGDAAGNPVTVVIDALDEASDPLAVLNDVILPLARLRSPDGARLVRLLLGVRSSPDVAYASGGSLLDERADHMLLRLTEALEDEGLPPEVLRSDGPDCAGDIAAYAATLLLAPADSPYRGAPEAAAEAATIIADAVAPSFLDARIAADQLRRAETRQDMAEDGWLERLADGTTGLLREDVTAVSLHTGVPDTLLVAALRATAFAPGAGLPWADVWPAVTAALAGPVDAHGDGRGHGTEAVGHALRTLRHSRLTGYLAIAEEDARTVYRPVHQRLSDLLLANHELLLPQPSVLPGPSRHVPTRAELLTAAHASIAAELAGLVRRSPARHLHPYIRRHFLHHAATGEMLNDADVPLDLLAQETSGTLRSRLGLPLPAEDPRRRMLTAAAVVEPYLDETVDAASRLGSIAFQRGVRGEPWEAPAGLPATLAWGRWSARVNVLAPTRGETRSLHVLPTLDGRALIAVLSEAGAVRIWDAATGRLVSELGDNQSPVRGLCTIQATGGRTFLVTWHRRGVTLHDPGSGQPITALSLPAVSDVHVLEDGAARWKLFVITARSAFVWRPNAHGVDEGHIVEAEGFPGTGAVFRHSTSAVVRRASGHALVAFPTPEGIRLWDPFSGLTPHPPFGGDRAHVSVAVPRPEKDDLLIVIQRGAPLRWLLWDPFRGEPAPYPALPGRPRLTLPGGRAVAYTRVNRIVVRDISSGRENSFDGDLPSIDALAVLDDPNGRRVVSAGPQGIRLWQLGLRTALNGGDLMQTLYRAPLGPPRRGEAWPLCRTRCPGLDGAGDVLVVGTVVGLEVYDALTGRLVKQVDTGRVRVVEPVPSPPGSAYIVVEDRGQWSVWDLVSGTEVHPAQATGPAAGRSCVVTTAAGVPMLVRLEGRGDLSSVVWDVAGGAETTALPRPATEQPRFLVSLPARDSGTTLIAVVGMAGIDLVDLFSGRVVTTLSQPAHRRSLFRHACALRCHRRVLLVATTSAEIFVWDTVDGSLLARWRVSDTLALAALPLPDGRALIATASPSGVRLWDPLTGELRHTLLTGAPVHALAVGTGAPGPALHVLGPAGLATLLVDERLL; this is translated from the coding sequence GTGGACGCGCATGAGCTGGCGGGGATCGTCCGGCGGCGACTGATCGTGGTCGCGTTGGACGGTTACAAGGACAGTCCCCCGGGGTTCGACGAGGCCATCGACGCCCAGGTCGCGCGGATCACGGGATGGCTGGCGGACCCGGACATCGAGGACGCCCGCCGCTTCGAGGTGACCCGGGCACCGTCGGTGCGTACGGTCGGCGAATTGCGTGACTTTCTGCGCACGGAGAATCTGGCCGCGGCCAAGTACCGGGAAGCCGTCGTCGTCTACATCACCGGCCACGGCATGCGCCGGGTCGCGCCCCGCCACTTCCTGACGCTCGCCGAGACGGATCCGAATCGCCTGTTCGCCACGGCCTTCCCGACGAGCGAACTCATCACCGCGGTGCTCGACAGCTGGTCCGAGCACGTGCTTGTCCTCGTCGACTCCTGCTTCTCCGGCACCCTGCGCACGGAGCTGACCAGCCTGCTCGAAGCGCTCTCCACGGAGCGCCACGGGTTCGACGGAGCGGCCGTGGTCACCGCCGGCAATCACGAGGAGCAGCCGCTGGTCGGTTCGTTCACCGAGCGCGTGGCGCTGGCGTGCGAGCGCATGCGCGACGAGACGGCCGGGTACACCGCCCCGTATCTCTCCTTCCAGGAGTGGGAGCAGCTCCTGGACGAGGTCGGATGGGACAACCGGGGCGTCGAGAAGGATTTGGTCCGTGCCGAGTGGATCGTTCCGCATTCGCGCAGGCGGGTCCCCAGTGCCTGTCTGCCCAATCCCCGGTACCGGGCACCCGTCGGCACAGCCCGTCCGGCACTGCGCCAACTGGCCCTGACGCGGTCCGCGGACATCGGCACGAACCCCAGTGCCCTGGACGAGTTCTGGCTGGAGCGTGCTTCGGGGCGGGCGGCCGCCGACGACCCGGGCTGGTACTTCAGCGGCCGGGCCGAGCTGATGGGCCGGCTGGCCGGTTTCCTGCGCACGGGCAAGGGTGTCCTCGTCGTCACGGGCGCGGCCGGTTCCGGCAAGTCCGCCCTCCTGGCCCGTCTGGTGACCCTCTCCGACCCCGGGTTCGCCGCGGATCCGTCGTACACGGCCATGGTGGCGGAGATTCCCGAACGGCTGCGGCCGGCTCTCGGAGCGGTGGACGTCGCGGTGCTGGCCCGCAACAAGTCCGCGGGGGCGGTCGTCCAGGATCTCGTCACCAACCTCGGCCCCGGAAGCGGGGATCCGTCGCCCGGGCCGGTCGCGGAGCTGCCGCTGCCGGCCCTGCTGCGGCAGGTGCGGGACCGCGGCGACGCCGCCGGGAATCCGGTCACCGTGGTCATCGACGCGCTGGACGAGGCAAGTGACCCCCTCGCCGTCCTCAACGACGTCATCCTGCCGCTCGCCCGCCTCCGGAGTCCGGACGGGGCCCGTCTGGTCCGTCTCCTCCTCGGTGTCCGCAGTTCCCCCGACGTGGCCTACGCGTCGGGCGGGTCCCTGCTCGACGAGCGCGCGGATCACATGCTGCTGCGGCTGACCGAGGCGCTGGAGGACGAGGGTCTGCCGCCGGAGGTGCTGCGCAGTGACGGTCCCGACTGCGCCGGCGACATCGCGGCCTACGCCGCAACCCTGCTGCTGGCACCGGCCGACAGCCCCTACCGCGGTGCGCCGGAGGCAGCCGCCGAAGCCGCCACGATCATCGCGGACGCGGTCGCGCCGTCCTTCCTGGACGCCCGGATCGCCGCCGACCAGCTGAGACGGGCCGAGACCCGCCAGGACATGGCCGAGGACGGGTGGCTGGAACGTCTCGCCGACGGGACCACCGGGCTGCTCCGTGAGGATGTCACGGCCGTTTCTCTGCACACCGGCGTCCCGGACACCCTTCTGGTCGCCGCCCTGCGCGCGACGGCGTTCGCGCCCGGCGCCGGTCTTCCCTGGGCGGATGTCTGGCCGGCCGTCACGGCCGCCCTGGCCGGGCCCGTCGACGCACACGGAGACGGTCGCGGTCACGGCACCGAAGCCGTCGGCCACGCCCTGCGGACCCTCCGCCACAGCCGTCTCACCGGCTACCTGGCCATCGCCGAGGAGGACGCCCGAACGGTCTACCGTCCGGTCCACCAGCGGCTGAGCGACCTCCTGCTCGCGAACCATGAGCTGCTGCTGCCGCAGCCGTCGGTCCTGCCCGGTCCTTCACGGCATGTGCCGACCCGGGCGGAGCTGCTCACCGCGGCCCACGCCTCGATCGCCGCCGAGCTGGCCGGCCTGGTCCGGCGGTCCCCGGCACGGCACCTACACCCGTACATCCGCAGGCATTTCCTCCACCACGCGGCCACCGGGGAGATGCTGAACGATGCCGACGTACCGCTGGACCTGCTGGCCCAGGAAACCTCCGGCACGCTGAGGTCCCGCCTCGGGCTGCCGCTTCCGGCGGAGGACCCGCGGCGCCGGATGCTCACGGCGGCGGCGGTGGTCGAGCCCTACCTCGACGAGACGGTGGACGCGGCTTCGCGCCTGGGCAGCATCGCCTTCCAGCGGGGCGTACGTGGCGAGCCGTGGGAGGCGCCGGCAGGGCTGCCGGCCACCCTGGCCTGGGGCCGGTGGTCGGCGCGCGTGAACGTTCTCGCGCCGACGAGAGGGGAGACGAGAAGCCTGCACGTCCTGCCCACGCTGGACGGGCGGGCACTGATCGCGGTGTTGTCGGAGGCCGGGGCCGTGCGGATCTGGGACGCCGCGACCGGCCGCCTGGTGTCCGAGCTCGGTGACAACCAGTCCCCCGTCCGTGGCCTGTGCACCATCCAGGCGACCGGGGGCCGGACGTTCCTCGTCACCTGGCACCGCAGGGGCGTCACCCTGCACGACCCCGGCTCTGGCCAGCCCATCACCGCCCTCTCCCTGCCGGCCGTCAGCGACGTGCACGTCCTGGAGGACGGCGCCGCGCGCTGGAAGCTGTTCGTCATCACGGCGCGGAGCGCCTTCGTGTGGCGGCCGAACGCTCACGGCGTCGACGAGGGCCATATCGTCGAGGCCGAGGGTTTTCCCGGGACGGGCGCCGTGTTCAGGCACTCCACGTCGGCCGTGGTGCGTCGGGCGAGCGGACACGCGCTCGTGGCTTTCCCCACGCCGGAGGGCATCCGCCTCTGGGACCCGTTCTCGGGCCTGACCCCGCATCCGCCGTTCGGGGGCGACCGGGCGCACGTGTCCGTAGCCGTTCCCAGACCCGAGAAGGACGACCTTCTCATCGTCATACAGAGGGGGGCACCTCTCCGATGGCTGCTCTGGGACCCCTTCCGGGGTGAACCCGCTCCGTACCCCGCGCTTCCGGGTCGTCCCCGGCTGACGCTGCCCGGTGGCAGGGCGGTGGCTTACACCCGGGTCAACCGCATCGTCGTGCGGGACATCAGCAGCGGCCGGGAGAACTCCTTCGACGGCGACCTCCCGTCCATCGATGCCCTCGCCGTCCTGGACGACCCGAACGGCCGGCGCGTCGTCTCCGCCGGTCCCCAGGGGATCAGGCTGTGGCAACTCGGCCTCCGGACGGCGCTGAACGGGGGCGACCTGATGCAGACGCTGTACCGAGCGCCCCTCGGGCCGCCCAGGCGCGGGGAGGCGTGGCCGCTGTGCAGGACGCGATGCCCGGGTCTCGACGGAGCCGGCGATGTCCTCGTGGTCGGCACCGTCGTCGGACTGGAAGTCTACGACGCCCTGACGGGGCGGCTGGTGAAGCAGGTGGACACCGGGCGCGTCAGGGTGGTCGAGCCGGTCCCGTCGCCTCCCGGCAGCGCGTACATCGTGGTCGAGGACCGCGGCCAGTGGTCGGTCTGGGACCTGGTGTCCGGCACGGAGGTGCATCCCGCGCAGGCGACCGGCCCGGCCGCCGGACGGTCCTGCGTCGTCACGACGGCGGCCGGCGTGCCGATGCTCGTCCGGCTGGAGGGCCGAGGGGACCTCAGCTCCGTGGTGTGGGATGTGGCCGGCGGCGCCGAGACCACCGCCCTGCCCAGGCCGGCCACCGAGCAGCCGCGGTTCCTCGTGTCCCTTCCCGCGCGGGACTCGGGCACCACCCTGATCGCCGTGGTGGGCATGGCCGGCATCGATCTCGTGGACCTGTTCTCCGGTCGCGTCGTCACCACGCTCAGCCAGCCCGCCCATCGCCGGTCGCTGTTCCGGCACGCGTGCGCTCTCCGCTGCCACCGCAGGGTATTGCTGGTCGCGACCACATCGGCCGAGATCTTCGTCTGGGACACGGTCGACGGCTCCCTCCTCGCCCGCTGGAGAGTTTCCGACACCCTGGCTCTGGCCGCGCTGCCCCTGCCGGACGGCCGGGCCCTGATCGCCACCGCGAGCCCGAGCGGTGTCCGCCTCTGGGACCCGCTGACCGGCGAACTCCGCCACACCCTCCTCACCGGCGCCCCGGTCCACGCACTGGCCGTCGGCACCGGTGCGCCGGGCCCCGCGCTGCACGTCCTCGGCCCGGCGGGGCTGGCAACGCTCCTGGTGGACGAGCGGCTGCTCTGA
- a CDS encoding FAD-dependent monooxygenase — MTDNEILICGAGIAGPALAYWLREGGFTVTVVERAAAPRPGGQTVDLRGAGRTVIERMGLMDRARAESVDQRGLALVDASGRITAALPADSFGGEGIVSEIEILRGDLARLLYEASLPGTEYLFDDTVTALEQDADGVTVTFERAAPRRFGMVVGADGPHSVVRALAFGPEREFVRPLGLYTAWFTATDDLDLDGWYMMHNAPPGLVASARPGRLPGEIKAGLSFRSAPLAHDRRDIAAQHELLARRFARVGWQAPRLLRAMRTAPDFFLDSMGQVRLDGWSRGRVALLGDAGYCATPLTGLGTSLALVGAYVLAGELATAGGDHRSALRRYDEVMRPYVGQAQQLPPGGAAGYAPSGRLGIRLRDLSMRRMTHWPMRNVLAAQFAKAGNIELPDYGRGFTTPGAAPGVRGLIRGWR, encoded by the coding sequence ATGACCGACAACGAGATACTCATCTGCGGCGCCGGCATCGCGGGGCCCGCGCTGGCGTACTGGCTACGCGAGGGGGGCTTCACGGTCACGGTCGTGGAGCGGGCGGCGGCGCCCCGGCCGGGCGGGCAGACCGTGGATCTGCGCGGCGCCGGCCGTACCGTGATCGAGCGGATGGGCCTGATGGACCGGGCGCGGGCGGAGAGCGTGGACCAGCGCGGACTGGCCCTCGTCGACGCCTCGGGGCGCATCACCGCCGCCCTGCCGGCCGACAGCTTCGGCGGCGAGGGGATCGTCTCCGAGATCGAGATCCTCCGGGGCGACCTCGCCCGGCTGCTGTACGAGGCGAGCCTGCCCGGCACGGAGTACCTGTTCGACGACACGGTCACCGCGCTGGAGCAGGACGCGGACGGGGTCACGGTCACCTTCGAGCGGGCCGCGCCGCGCCGGTTCGGGATGGTCGTCGGCGCGGACGGACCGCACTCCGTGGTGCGCGCGCTGGCCTTCGGACCGGAGCGGGAGTTCGTCCGCCCGCTCGGCCTCTACACCGCCTGGTTCACCGCCACCGACGACCTGGACCTCGACGGCTGGTACATGATGCACAACGCGCCGCCCGGTCTGGTCGCCTCCGCCCGGCCAGGGCGGCTGCCCGGTGAGATCAAGGCGGGCCTCAGCTTCCGCTCGGCGCCCCTCGCCCACGACCGCCGGGACATCGCCGCCCAACACGAGCTGCTGGCCCGGCGTTTCGCCCGCGTCGGCTGGCAGGCCCCGCGGCTGCTGCGGGCGATGCGCACCGCCCCGGACTTCTTCCTCGACTCCATGGGCCAGGTCCGCCTGGACGGCTGGTCGCGGGGCCGGGTCGCGCTGCTGGGCGACGCCGGGTACTGCGCGACCCCGCTGACCGGCCTCGGCACCAGTCTCGCCCTGGTCGGCGCGTACGTACTGGCCGGTGAGCTGGCCACGGCCGGCGGCGACCACCGGTCCGCGCTGCGCCGTTACGACGAGGTCATGCGCCCGTACGTCGGCCAGGCACAGCAGCTTCCACCGGGCGGCGCCGCCGGATACGCGCCCTCGGGCCGCCTCGGCATCCGGCTGCGGGACCTCTCCATGCGGCGGATGACCCACTGGCCGATGCGGAACGTGCTCGCGGCGCAATTCGCCAAGGCCGGGAACATCGAACTGCCCGACTACGGGAGGGGGTTCACAACTCCCGGGGCGGCTCCAGGAGTTCGGGGTCTGATCCGGGGGTGGCGGTGA
- a CDS encoding sugar nucleotide-binding protein has product MTLLIIGGSGFLGGELVRRAVAAGHAVTATYGTRPGSLAGADRLPLDIRRPEQLASAMDRLRPTTVINTASRAADWATTAEGAVRVAVAARRLDARLVHVSSDAVFSGGRVHYDESALPDPVTPYGAAKAAAETAIRVLVPAAVVVRTSLIIGDGGSPHERLVRELAAGRRDGALFTDDVRCPVHVADLARALLELAFSEHSGVRHVAGPDALSRYELGLLIARRDGLDPATVPAGRRADSGVPGALDVRLDSRRTRSALRTQVRGARAFLTATPGSDPELLEPPREL; this is encoded by the coding sequence ATGACCCTCCTCATCATCGGCGGCAGCGGCTTCCTCGGCGGGGAACTGGTCCGGCGGGCGGTGGCGGCCGGACACGCCGTCACCGCGACGTACGGCACCCGCCCGGGCTCTCTCGCGGGGGCCGACCGGCTGCCGCTGGACATCCGGCGCCCGGAACAACTCGCCTCCGCCATGGACCGGTTGCGGCCGACCACCGTGATCAACACCGCCTCCCGGGCGGCCGACTGGGCGACGACGGCCGAGGGCGCCGTCCGGGTCGCGGTGGCCGCGCGACGCCTGGACGCGCGGCTGGTCCATGTGTCGAGCGACGCCGTGTTCTCCGGCGGCCGGGTGCACTACGACGAATCCGCGCTCCCGGATCCGGTCACGCCCTACGGCGCCGCGAAGGCCGCCGCCGAGACCGCGATCCGTGTGCTGGTCCCGGCGGCCGTCGTCGTACGCACCTCGCTGATCATCGGCGACGGCGGCTCGCCCCATGAGCGGCTCGTGCGCGAGCTGGCCGCCGGCCGCCGTGACGGGGCGCTGTTCACCGATGACGTCCGCTGCCCCGTCCATGTCGCGGACCTCGCCCGCGCGTTGCTGGAACTCGCCTTCTCGGAGCACTCCGGCGTCCGCCATGTCGCCGGGCCCGACGCCCTCAGCCGATACGAACTCGGGCTGCTGATCGCCCGCCGGGACGGACTGGACCCCGCCACCGTGCCCGCCGGCCGCCGGGCGGACTCGGGCGTCCCCGGAGCCCTGGACGTCCGCCTGGACAGCCGTCGTACCAGAAGCGCCCTGCGTACCCAGGTGCGCGGAGCCCGCGCATTCCTCACCGCCACCCCCGGATCAGACCCCGAACTCCTGGAGCCGCCCCGGGAGTTGTGA
- a CDS encoding TetR/AcrR family transcriptional regulator C-terminal domain-containing protein, whose translation MSGQAVSRSGQIVGELRRRIETGELAPGERVPSTREITRQWGVAMATATKVLTELRREGLVHAVPGVGTVVTPPARPARPPRPATATRQGGRPSEAPPSPSALTLDRIVTAAVAVADAEGLAAVSMRRVAAELGVATMSLYRHVTDKDDLLTRMMDTVIARHPLPADPPRDWRAAIELAARRLWDQFRRHPWLAPALSVTRPQMVTSALPYSEWMLSVLHSRGLDLHTAFTAHLMLLNYARGIAVNLESEREAEAYSGLDSEQWMDTRAPELLDILSTGRFPTLSRLAAAGYDLDLDALFEFGLQRLLDGMAAMVDQD comes from the coding sequence ATGAGCGGTCAGGCGGTGTCGCGCTCCGGGCAGATCGTCGGCGAGTTGCGGCGGCGGATCGAGACGGGCGAACTGGCGCCGGGGGAGCGAGTGCCCTCCACCCGGGAGATCACCCGTCAGTGGGGGGTTGCCATGGCGACGGCCACCAAGGTGCTGACCGAACTGCGCCGCGAGGGTCTGGTCCACGCGGTACCCGGCGTCGGCACGGTCGTGACACCCCCGGCCCGCCCGGCGCGGCCCCCTCGCCCCGCCACCGCCACCCGCCAGGGCGGCCGACCCTCCGAGGCGCCCCCTTCCCCGTCGGCGCTCACCCTCGACCGGATCGTCACGGCCGCGGTCGCGGTCGCCGACGCGGAGGGGCTGGCGGCGGTCTCGATGCGCCGGGTGGCCGCCGAACTCGGCGTGGCCACCATGTCGTTGTACCGGCACGTCACCGACAAGGACGACCTGCTGACGCGGATGATGGACACGGTCATCGCCCGGCACCCGCTGCCCGCCGACCCGCCGCGGGACTGGCGCGCGGCGATCGAGCTGGCGGCCCGGCGGCTGTGGGACCAGTTCCGCCGCCACCCGTGGCTCGCGCCGGCCCTGTCGGTGACCCGCCCCCAGATGGTGACCTCGGCGCTGCCGTACAGCGAGTGGATGCTCTCCGTCCTGCACTCCCGCGGCCTGGACCTGCACACCGCCTTCACCGCGCACCTGATGCTGCTCAACTACGCCCGCGGCATCGCCGTGAACCTGGAGTCGGAACGGGAGGCCGAGGCGTACAGCGGCCTCGACAGCGAACAGTGGATGGACACCCGGGCACCCGAACTCCTCGACATCCTGTCCACCGGCCGCTTCCCCACCCTCTCCCGCCTCGCCGCGGCGGGCTACGACCTCGACCTGGACGCACTCTTCGAGTTCGGGCTGCAACGGCTGCTGGACGGGATGGCGGCGATGGTCGACCAGGACTGA
- the crcB gene encoding fluoride efflux transporter CrcB, which produces MNWLLVIAGAVVGAPLRYLTDRTVQSRHDTVFPWGTFTVNVVGSLVLGLITGAVVAGGVSSDFQLLIGTGLCGALTTYSTFSYETLRLAEDGARFFAAANVVASIVAGLGAAFMGAALAQSLWA; this is translated from the coding sequence GTGAACTGGCTGCTGGTCATCGCCGGAGCCGTCGTCGGCGCACCCCTGCGCTACCTGACCGACCGTACCGTGCAGTCCAGACACGACACCGTCTTCCCCTGGGGCACCTTCACCGTCAATGTCGTCGGCAGCCTGGTCCTCGGCCTGATCACCGGGGCGGTCGTCGCGGGCGGGGTGTCCTCGGACTTCCAGCTGCTGATCGGCACCGGGCTGTGCGGGGCGCTGACCACGTACTCCACCTTCTCCTACGAGACGCTGCGGCTCGCCGAGGACGGGGCGCGCTTCTTCGCCGCCGCCAACGTCGTCGCGAGCATCGTCGCCGGACTCGGTGCCGCCTTCATGGGCGCCGCCCTCGCCCAGTCCCTCTGGGCCTGA
- a CDS encoding DUF6027 family protein, with protein sequence MTTRPHGEHDEHDEHDEPGPQEEPVIRLHRWDADWPDDDPHANFKSDVVRYGRLDPLATLRGMAENLDIPRSAPSPAMCRRAGRPAAVGAAGGGAGDGAPAVGAGRRGGAADSDSERLRAYHRLRRMIAWLRPPLDEPRVYPARFEDGPDDTTPR encoded by the coding sequence ATGACCACCAGGCCGCACGGGGAGCACGACGAACACGACGAGCACGACGAACCGGGTCCGCAGGAGGAGCCGGTGATCCGGCTGCACCGCTGGGACGCCGACTGGCCGGACGACGACCCGCACGCCAACTTCAAGTCGGACGTCGTCCGTTACGGCCGGCTCGATCCGCTCGCCACCCTGCGGGGCATGGCCGAGAACCTGGACATCCCCCGGTCGGCGCCCTCGCCCGCCATGTGCCGGCGCGCTGGGCGACCGGCGGCAGTGGGGGCTGCTGGAGGTGGGGCCGGTGATGGTGCACCGGCTGTGGGAGCCGGTCGCCGAGGCGGAGCGGCGGACAGCGACAGCGAGCGGCTGCGGGCGTACCACCGGCTGCGGCGGATGATCGCCTGGCTCAGACCGCCACTGGACGAACCGCGCGTCTATCCGGCCCGGTTCGAGGACGGTCCGGACGACACGACGCCCCGGTGA
- the htpG gene encoding molecular chaperone HtpG produces the protein MSTQTFEFQVEARQLLQLMIHSVYSNKDVFLRELVSNASDALDKLRLEKLRDDALDVEVSDLHIELDIDSDARTLTVRDNGIGMSYDEVGQLIGTIANSGTAEFLRELRESKDAAGEEGLIGQFGVGFYSGFMVADEVTLVTRRAGESQGTRWTSRGEGTYTLTTVEDAPQGTSVTLHLKPADPENQLHDYASPWKIREIVKRYSDFITWPIRMVTEAPADGEEPAPETLNSMKALWARPRDQVSEDEYHELYKHIGHDWRDPLETIRLQAEGTFEYQALLFLPAHAPHDLFTRDFRRGVQLYVKRVFIMDDCEALLPPYLRFVKGVVDAADLTLNVSREILQQDRHIEMMRRRLTKKVLSTVKDLMGEESDRYATFWREFGTVLKEGLVTDAENREALLAVSSFASTRHESEPTTLKQYVERMKDGQDDIYYLTGESRQAIENSPHMEAFRDRGIEVLLLTDAVDEVWVDAVGEYEGKKLRSVAKGEFDLDAKSEDEGADDEREKRNEAYAGLLEWMGKRLEDDIKEVRLSSRLTVSPACVVSDAHELTPALENMYRAMGQEVPRAKRILELNPGHALVKGLNEAYGEHGDGTELAETAELLYGLAVLAEGGQPKEPARFVKLMAERMEKAL, from the coding sequence ATGTCGACGCAGACGTTTGAGTTTCAGGTGGAGGCCCGTCAGCTGCTCCAGCTGATGATCCACTCCGTGTACTCGAACAAGGACGTCTTTCTGCGCGAGCTCGTCTCCAACGCCTCCGACGCGCTGGACAAGCTGCGCCTGGAGAAGCTGCGGGACGACGCGCTCGACGTCGAGGTGTCCGACCTGCACATCGAGTTGGACATCGACAGCGACGCCCGCACGCTCACCGTGCGGGACAACGGCATCGGTATGTCGTACGACGAGGTCGGCCAGCTCATCGGCACCATCGCCAACTCCGGCACCGCCGAGTTCCTGCGCGAGCTGCGCGAGTCCAAGGACGCGGCCGGTGAGGAGGGGCTCATCGGCCAGTTCGGCGTGGGCTTCTACTCCGGCTTCATGGTGGCCGACGAGGTGACCCTGGTGACCCGGCGGGCCGGTGAGAGCCAGGGCACCCGCTGGACCTCGCGCGGCGAGGGGACGTACACCCTGACCACCGTCGAGGACGCGCCGCAGGGCACCTCGGTCACCCTGCACCTCAAGCCGGCCGACCCGGAGAACCAGCTCCACGACTACGCCTCCCCCTGGAAGATCAGGGAGATCGTCAAGCGGTACTCGGACTTCATCACCTGGCCGATCAGGATGGTGACCGAGGCCCCGGCCGACGGCGAGGAGCCGGCGCCCGAGACCCTCAACTCCATGAAGGCGCTGTGGGCGCGGCCCCGCGACCAGGTGTCCGAGGACGAGTACCACGAGCTGTACAAGCACATCGGCCACGACTGGCGCGACCCGCTGGAGACCATCCGGCTCCAGGCGGAGGGCACCTTCGAGTACCAGGCGCTGCTCTTCCTGCCCGCGCACGCTCCCCACGACCTGTTCACCCGGGACTTCCGGCGGGGCGTACAGCTCTACGTCAAGCGCGTGTTCATCATGGACGACTGCGAGGCGCTGCTCCCGCCGTACCTCCGCTTCGTCAAGGGCGTCGTCGACGCGGCCGACCTCACGCTCAACGTCTCCCGCGAGATCCTCCAGCAGGACCGCCACATCGAGATGATGCGGCGCCGGCTGACCAAGAAGGTCCTCTCCACCGTCAAGGACCTGATGGGCGAGGAGTCGGACCGCTACGCCACGTTCTGGCGGGAGTTCGGCACCGTCCTCAAGGAGGGCCTGGTCACCGACGCGGAGAACCGCGAGGCCCTCCTCGCCGTGTCCTCGTTCGCGAGCACGCGCCACGAGAGCGAGCCGACCACGCTGAAGCAGTACGTGGAGCGGATGAAGGACGGCCAGGACGACATCTACTACCTGACCGGCGAGTCCCGCCAGGCCATCGAGAACTCCCCGCACATGGAGGCGTTCCGCGACCGGGGCATCGAGGTGCTGCTGCTCACCGACGCCGTGGACGAGGTGTGGGTGGACGCGGTCGGCGAGTACGAGGGCAAGAAGCTGCGCTCCGTCGCCAAGGGCGAGTTCGACCTCGACGCGAAGAGCGAGGACGAGGGCGCCGACGACGAGCGGGAGAAGCGGAACGAGGCGTACGCCGGTCTGCTGGAGTGGATGGGCAAGCGGCTGGAGGACGACATCAAGGAGGTGCGGCTGTCCTCCCGGCTCACCGTCTCCCCGGCCTGCGTCGTCTCCGACGCGCACGAGCTCACCCCGGCCCTGGAGAACATGTACCGCGCCATGGGCCAGGAGGTCCCCCGGGCCAAGCGCATCCTCGAACTCAACCCCGGCCACGCCCTGGTCAAGGGCCTCAACGAGGCGTACGGCGAGCACGGCGACGGCACCGAACTCGCCGAGACCGCCGAGCTGTTGTACGGCCTCGCGGTCCTGGCGGAGGGCGGCCAGCCGAAGGAGCCCGCCCGCTTCGTGAAGCTGATGGCGGAGCGGATGGAGAAGGCGCTGTAG
- a CDS encoding DUF190 domain-containing protein, whose translation MTTTVPGARLTVLIGEDDMWHHKPLFAEIVHRAHRAGLAGASVFRGVEGFGATSLIHTSRLLSLSEDLPVAVVIVDTEQRVRAFLPQLDELVTEGLVTVDPCEIVCPGGHDEKESS comes from the coding sequence ATGACAACGACCGTTCCCGGCGCCCGGCTCACGGTCCTCATCGGCGAGGACGACATGTGGCACCACAAACCCCTCTTCGCCGAGATCGTGCACCGCGCGCACCGGGCCGGGCTGGCCGGCGCCAGCGTGTTCCGGGGCGTGGAGGGATTCGGGGCGACCTCCCTGATCCACACCAGCCGGCTGCTGTCCCTCAGCGAGGACCTGCCGGTGGCCGTGGTCATCGTCGACACCGAGCAACGCGTCCGGGCCTTCCTGCCCCAGCTCGACGAGCTGGTCACCGAGGGCCTCGTGACCGTCGACCCCTGCGAGATCGTGTGCCCGGGCGGGCATGACGAGAAGGAGAGTTCGTGA